The following nucleotide sequence is from Thermoanaerobaculia bacterium.
GCTGGAACGATCCGAAGGAAATGAACGTGAAGGGAAGGGGGTCGCCGCGACTCCAGATCGCGACGCCGGCCGCAGCCACCGCGGCCGCCGCGCCGAAGACGAAGACGGCGGCACGGAAGATCTCCCCTTCGGGGCGGCGCGCGGCGTCGATCGCGAGCACGAGCGCGAAGAGCGCGGCCCAGCAGATCGCCCCCTGCCACGTGAGGGCGGCGATCCCGAGCGCGGCGCCGGCCGCGAGCTCGCGCCGCGCGCCGGGACGGTCGCGCGCCCGGAGAAAGAGGGCGAGCGCGACGAGCGACGTCAGCGACTCGGCGACGTGCTGGTCGGTGTGCCCGTACTGCGAGTACTGGACGTGGGCTCCGCAAAGGGCGAGAAACACGGCGACCGGGATCCCCGCGCCCCGGCGGGCGGATTCCGCGAACAGACCCCCCGCGAGGACCGCCAGCGCCCCGAGAATCGGCGGGACGACCGCGGCTCCCGCCGCGACCTCTTCTTTCGAGGCCGATGCGCCGTGGAGGAGCCACGCGGGCAGGGCGAGGGCGACGTCGAAAAGCGGCGGCCAGATACCGACCGCGCCACGCGGAAAATCGATGAGCGGGTCGAAGAGGGGGATCCGGGGGAAATGCGCGACGGCGAAGTCCGCGCGCCGCACGTGGTACAGGCAGTCGGGGGAGACGAACCGGCGGGGGGAACCGTCGCGCAGCTCCGGCTCGCAGGAAAACCGCACGACCAGCGCGAGCGCCGCCGCGGCGGCCAGCCCGAGCGCGAACCCCGCCCGTCTTCGCCGTCGCGCCCCTCCCTGCCGGTTCTCGAGGATTCGGGACAACCCGGGGATGATAACCGGGAGACCCCGCGCCATTCCGATCGGCACCCCTTTGGCGATCCGAGTCTCCCGGGCCCGCGAACGCTCACGTCGTCTTGGGGGCGCCGAAGCGGTCAGGACCTCCGGCTCGGTCCGCGCCGGGTCGCCGCAGGGAAAGACATCCGGCGACCCGGCGCGGAGGAGCCGCGAAGCGGGGAGGCGAGCCATGCCGATCGCGCCGACGAGCCGTGGCACTCTGATTGCTGGGTTGCGCGGCGGGGAGGCCGGGAAATGCACGTTCTGGGTTGGGTGCTCATGGGAGGCGCGGTCGGCATCGTCTCGAATCTCGTCTTTTCGAGCCGCGACCCGAACGGCACGCTTGCGGCTCCGCTCCTCGGCATCATGGGAGCGATCATCGGCGGGGTCGCGGCCGGGAGCTCGGGGATGGCCGTCGCGGGAGCGATCGGGCTCGTTGCGCTGTTCGGGATCTCGGCGAGCCGTTCCCCGATTGCGCCCCCTCTCCGTTAGGAACGCGCCTCGGCGCGCCCGTGTTCGTCCTGCAGCTCTCCCGGTGGTAGTTCCCCGTTGTCCTCCGCCGAGGACCGCATCTATCCTAACATCATGAATACAAAGATCTTGACAAACAGATGGTAGCGGTACTACTATGCTCGCCGATGTCTACCGATCCCGATTCGACCTCCAGCAGCCGCTCCCGCCTGCTGGCCTCCGCCAAGCGCCTGATGGCGCAGCACGGGTACGAACAGGCGTCGACGGCGGCGATCGCGCGCGAAGCCGCGACTTCGGAGTCGCAGCTCATGCGCTACTTCGGGGGCAAAGCCGGCCTCCTCGACGAGGTCTTCAACACGCTCTGGAAGCCCCTCACCGAGAACGTCCAGCGTCTCATCGCCGAGGCCTCCGACGCCCGCGAGGCGATCGAGGTGCTCCTCTCGACCGTGATCACCGCATTCGGCGAAGATCACGATCTCGCGTATCTCTTCCTCTTCGAGGGTCGCCGCGTGCGCGGTTCGGGGCCCGGGATCAGCCTGTCGAAGGGCTTCGTGGATTTCTCGGGCCTCCTGCACTCTCTCATCCGGCGCGGGAAGAGGGACGGAAGCATCGACGCCGCATTCGACGAGAACGCGGCGGCTTCGGCGCTCATGGGCGCCGCCGAAGGGATGATCCGCGACCGGCTGATCGCCGAACGCTCCGGCCAGCCGAAGCCGTTCTCGGAGACCCAGATTCGTTCGGTGTTCCACGCGATGCTCCTGGGGCTTTCTCTGCACCAGCCCGTCGTCCCGTAGCGCGCGCGGCGATGCATCGAGCCGAGCGGGCGCCCCGTCGCCGGAGCTGGCTCGGGCATCGGAACGTCGTGATGGCGGCGCGGCTCGCCGAACGAGCGATTCCACTCCGCCGCCACCCCGTCTCACCTCGGATCGCACTTCGCGTACCCAAAGGATCGCGTGCCGGCGTCGAGGGGAGAGGACGGCGGCGCCCGACATCAAAAGCTCACTGACAATTCCCCCGTGAACCGGCGGGGCGGCGCCACATACAGCTGCGCGTCCCCGATCTCGCTTTCGGCCACGTAGTGGCGGTCGTTCCCGAGGTTCCGCCCCACGACCGAGACCCGTGCGTGAGGGTTGAAGGACCACGACAGGCCGGCGTCCCATTCGAAGAACGAGGGCATGTACGCCTCGTTGATCTTGTCGAACGGACGATGGTTCTGGTGCCGGACGGCGGCCCAGGCGCCGACGCCCGCCGCGGGCAGGTACGCGAGCTTCACGTTCCACAGATCCCGGGGCGTGAGCTCCAGGCGCTGGCCCGACGCGTCGAGAAGACCCTCGTCCGGGTCGATGAAGGTGAAATCGACGTACTTCGCGTCGTGGTGGGCATACCCGGCGACGAGGTCGAGGTCCGGGAGCGCGCCCGGCCGGAACCCGGCCTGGATCTCCATGCCCTGGAAGCGTTCCTTGCCGGCATTGACGAGGCGCGGATTGTTGTCGGAGCCCAGGATCGAAACGACGAGATTCTCGAAGATCATGTGGAAGAACGACACGTCCAACGAGAGCTGGCGGTCGAGCCAGCGGGTCTTGACGCCCACCTCGCCGCTTCGCGTGCGCTCGGGCTCGAGAATCCGGGCGCTCTCGGCCTCGGTCAGGTTCGGGGCCGCGGGCTTGAAGGACGATTTCGCGGCGACGTACAGATTCGCCTCGTTGACCGAGCCGCCCCGGTCTCCGATCAGGCGGAAGAGTCCCGAGATTCCTCCCGACCACTGCGCGTCGGAGCGCGCGTCGCGCGACGCCGTCGGTTCGGGAGCGTCGAATTCCTGCGCTTTCGCGAAGAGATCCTCCGATACCCAGTCGTGCCGGGCGCCCGCCGTGATTTCGAGCCACGGGAGCGGGTTCCATTCGTCGTTCGCGTAGATCCCGAAGAACGTGCGCCGGTCGTTGAACGAGCGGTGGTCGCCGGCGGGGACGTCGCCGAGCCCGGGAACGGCGATCGGATCGAGCCCGACCGTGAAATCGAACCCGGTCCCGGTCGCGACCGTGCGGCCCCACGTCAGCGCGGCCCCCGCGACGAGCCGGTGCGACCCCGCCGCCGAAAAGTTCCCGAGGAAGTGGAGGTCCTCGTAGACGTCTTCTTCGGTCGGTTTCAGGGAGACGCCCGACGAGGCAACGGCTCCGTTTTCGACGCTTCCGGGGTCGACGAAGGAGCGAACCGAGATCTGGTCGTCGTGCGCGAAGGAGAGCGTGTTGACGAGAGCGACCGCGGTCGAGAGCGGCCTGTCGAAGCCGGTCGTCACG
It contains:
- a CDS encoding TonB-dependent receptor, which gives rise to MKTSLFFAALSAAALSAALGQNAPPPPPAPDATAAPAPVAETVVVSATESPEIETEIPGNVTVVTGDELRRRNVHDLATALQDVVGLDTGIGSDNGALVPNVGMWGLKEFDALLFMVDGVPVGGPFNPSLAQINVDDIDRIEIVKGPQGTLYGVSGFAGMVQIFTRGGEKGSHVTLTGGSFSHGRVDGSTNVPLGGGSLRLFGNVDRSNGWQDRTDLRDDRGGFRLDHALAGGQASLVFNAIRSTQLWGSPLPVDPPTGEVIPGFRVDRNYAVDGARLDHRVFSVTTGFDRPLSTAVALVNTLSFAHDDQISVRSFVDPGSVENGAVASSGVSLKPTEEDVYEDLHFLGNFSAAGSHRLVAGAALTWGRTVATGTGFDFTVGLDPIAVPGLGDVPAGDHRSFNDRRTFFGIYANDEWNPLPWLEITAGARHDWVSEDLFAKAQEFDAPEPTASRDARSDAQWSGGISGLFRLIGDRGGSVNEANLYVAAKSSFKPAAPNLTEAESARILEPERTRSGEVGVKTRWLDRQLSLDVSFFHMIFENLVVSILGSDNNPRLVNAGKERFQGMEIQAGFRPGALPDLDLVAGYAHHDAKYVDFTFIDPDEGLLDASGQRLELTPRDLWNVKLAYLPAAGVGAWAAVRHQNHRPFDKINEAYMPSFFEWDAGLSWSFNPHARVSVVGRNLGNDRHYVAESEIGDAQLYVAPPRRFTGELSVSF
- a CDS encoding helix-turn-helix domain-containing protein — its product is MSTDPDSTSSSRSRLLASAKRLMAQHGYEQASTAAIAREAATSESQLMRYFGGKAGLLDEVFNTLWKPLTENVQRLIAEASDAREAIEVLLSTVITAFGEDHDLAYLFLFEGRRVRGSGPGISLSKGFVDFSGLLHSLIRRGKRDGSIDAAFDENAAASALMGAAEGMIRDRLIAERSGQPKPFSETQIRSVFHAMLLGLSLHQPVVP